The segment ACATGTCGTGTACAGGTATACATCTTATATTGTGGTTttctaatgttttacatttaaccttatctttttttcagttaattatgcttttaaaaaacattattgtgttaaaaatgctctgttcaaattgttttatttaagacaaatGAAAATGACAGATACAATGACTGGAAAATCACCTTCAATCCACCAGAAGTGACCGCCGTTTCAGGATTATGCGCTCTCATTTCATGTACCTTCATTCACCCAGACAAAGATCTACCTCAAATTGATCAGGAAAATGTGTGTAATAATCCAACTGAATGTAAGAATGAAACTGAGATACAAATCGAAGGAAAACAGCCATTTGAAACAGAACAGATTAAGTTGCTTGAACCTGATCTGACCAAATACAACTGCAGCAGAATcatcaaagaaataaaagaagatgaaagagaaattgttttcaaaattgtGCGGAATAAAACAACTTTATCTAACGCCAGTGTCAAAATCATCATTCAAGGTAATGCTTACCTTTATTTAGCAAAGTTAAACAGGTCCTGTTTTTGCCTGGAGATTGAAGTTGTCTTTCAGTTCTTTATTGTTTCAGAAGGATGTTCtgtttaagatgttttaatgatttcataatcccaCAGAGGAACTATGCTGgacaacatttcttaaataaagaaaattcagCATATAGTTGTGTTAACCTGACTGCTACGTGTACACTGCTACAATATGCATTTCATTGTATGATCTGAATATATACTCAAAGAATGACTCAGAAATTTAGACTGTGGTAAATGTCAGCAATGTCTAACTTCTTGAGTGCATCTATTTGCAGACGAGCCTATGATGAACATTCCTCTTCTCAGTGAGGGAGAGAAGGCCGATCTGACATGTTCAGCTCCTTTTCCTTGTCCTGAAACTTCTCCTAATATAACATGGTGGATCAGGAAAAGAGGGGGAAACAGCACTTATCTAAAGGACAACATCACTCCGAGCACCTCCAAAAGCCTTTCCCTCTCAACTTTGACTCTAACTCCAACCTCTGACCTTCACAATGCCACTGTAGGATGTAACGTGAGCTACGGAAGCAAAATCATCAGTACAAATAGGACCCTCAACTTCACGTGTGAGTTTACGAATCTACATTTTAACtactaaaacattaaatgtaaaactgttcctgtgtctcagtggtagagcattgcgatagcagtgcaaaaggttgagggttcaattcccaaggaacacacatacatgataaaaaaataaatgtataacctgaatgcactgtaagtcgctatggataaaagtgtctgctaaatgtacaaaaatgccctagaacattacataaataaaaaatctgaaatatacaAAACTTTCAGTTCAGAAGAGCATATCTGTTACtgtaagattattatttatttatttttgcatacaaGTGAATGTGCTGTCATTCACTTGTCATGCGACTGCTGGATCTGTGACGATAACCAATGTGACAAAGGAGCATGCTGGGGTTTACAGCTGTATGAGAACATTTCAGAACAAGACCCTGAATGCACTCATCACTATCAATATCCTTAGTAAGTAGaacccactgatctataatataaaactggattgctcatgacgtcatgaaAGTGAAGCCGCCGCGCTGCCTTATTTGTAATTCCTAGTGTACATAAACgttctattgaattaataggtaattgtatgattttaatgagaaaacatcaacTAACAAGTCAGCATTTGTAAATCTGAAGTAtctctgtacattattacaatgcaaacaccctaggcatgtaaatggatattttttttttatatctagaATTCcctctacttattaaaaagctactttTGTTACAGTAGCGAACATCATGAAAACGATAAACATCAGATGGACACAACctcaacatataaaacaaacgaCAATGTACttgttctgaaatctgaatttattcagagaaataactgactatatacagcACGGATTTAAAGACATATAGCTTTATTTCCAAGATAGTAAgtcaagctttatatatatatatataattttaattatagagcaatattaacaacataatcaTATTATTCATTGTAACGTATTcaaatttctgatactaatatgttcatgttttaataattactaaataattataattataatgaaataaactatATTTCGTATTGCAGCgttacctgtgtcgtcagtgcgcagcagacacacaGACCTAAACAGTTTACATTTATAGCTTATCCTGCCCAAAAGACTGTAAACACTGCAGGtaacatctgaagtaaaaattaatttacatacacTTGACATAAAAACTAGTCCCTTTGCCTGATATGCTTCAAATCGAGTGATtttaggacagcggtttgaatgtGTCTCATTGGTGCTCTCAGCCAGTAGGGATCagtaagatggcggatcgaacacttccggtggcttcactgtctgttggcagtttagaacgcgatgagcgatccagtcatatatatgtatactgtagATCAGTGGTAGAACCACATTCCACTGATAACCTAACAATATCACAGTCTTACAACATcacaaattatgaaatgaaaatgtgccAGCAACTGTTGAAATACTGAACTGCGATACATAAATCCTTCAAACATCAGGAGAAGTTCATTGGGTGTTTGCAGGAGACATTCCTAAAGTCATAATATGTCTTTACTaattataaaatctaattcatCACATACCAGGTGTTACAACTGATTCAAAAGGGAACAAGCCCTCTAGTCCtaaagataaaaacaacacacagaATGACATCAGCAATACTACAGGTAATACTGAGCATGTACATACTGCAGAAACTGCATCTTTATTTCAGGGTGAATATGATTTAGCCATTTAGGATATTTTTCTTGTTTGACATTGTTGCAGAACAACACTGctctcaaccaatcagatttagggtgatggttaagtttaggatTAGGGCTGGGGTTGAGGCCTGAAAAAATTCTTATTAAACTATCATTTTTCTCTGATTTTGGAGGctatatatgattaaatattgGGTTAAATGTTGTTCTAGACCAAAAGGAAGATTCCAGGAACATGTCCTGCTTGGCCAAATCTAATACTCCCAACTCTGAACAATAGGCATGTCTTAATAAACTTTTATAGATATCATTAACAATTCTCTGTAAATTCAAGGTATAATAGATTTCTTGAAGAACTGGGACATCCCAAAGATAGTCACATTCGTGGCAGGAATGGTGTGTTCGGCGCTCATCTTCTCAGTGgttttgtgttgttgtgtgtcTTGCCACAGGTAGGCATATCATTTACTTCCTTCTTCTCCTAAAAGGTGGCTGAAAGTTCGTTGAAATTTTATAGAGTTTATATGACTGATTCATGTCTCAAGTCTCATCAGCTGAAACTCTTTTCTTAACAGAGGCAAAAAACACAAAGTGCCAATTACAAATCCGGACACTGAGGTTAATTTGGAGGTAAGACAGAACCATAGGAACATAGGAACCGATATGTAtagtattcacatttttttaaagtttaactaTAACTTTTAGTTTCAACACACTTCTTTTGGAAAGATCAAACACCCTTGTGTCATAATGTTACTCTGGAGGACTGCATTACTTTACCCATCtgttatgaaacaaaaaaaatatcttctttactCTACCTAatatcatttgaaatgtttgattttttgTTTCTCTAAAAGCAAGAGCCTTAAAAATAGTTGACGTTGCATCAGTGATGGGGCTCACAATCATGTATataatagtaatttaataatattaattaaaagaaaCTAAAACTGATGTGAATGACAAAGAATATTCAAATATTGCACCAGTTTTGACAGAATATTTTAATTACTTCCCTATCATAAATAAATGTCAACAAAATTAAGATATGTTTTGTATGTATCAGATGGTGCAGACAGATACAGCTCAGACTGGAACAAATGAGGAAACACCTCTTCAGGGACAGCTTAATGGTGGGAACCCAAACACGACTGGAGCGACAGACGGAGCAGAGGAGGATGAAGCAGTCAGGATGGAGGGAAAAGAGGTCGACTACGCCAGCATCGACTACTCCCTTCTAAAGGACAGACCGcctgaggaggaagagaaggaaCCAACTGACACAGACTACGCTGAGATCAAGAAGGACAAGATAGGAGATGGGAAGCAAAAGGAAGTCCTTCAGGATGGAGATGACCAGATTGAAACACAAGACCAGATGGAGGGAGAGGAGACACGTTATTCTAACTCAGAGGAGCTGAAAATTTAAGGAACTACACTCAACAATACGACAATTTGTAAGATCATTTTTACATATAAAGTTCAGATGCTTAAgaagtataaaatgtatttttttttagctttaatgtGTATAGCATTTATAGTTGGTAATTGCAACATATGACACTTCATTTGATTATTCTCCAacatctgtttattttatttcttttattgcgTGAAAACATAAATTTCCCATTTTTTgcaagttattattttttgtttctatatacttttaatgtgcatttaatgATGCTTCTGAGCTTTCTGAAACTGTTGCAAACTAATCtgagtaaattaaataaagttgcttTTATTGGTACAAAAGTGTCAGATTCATAAATAATTCagcatttaaattgtttattgttATATGGAGCTGTTATTTGTCAGCATACAGTAAAGGGCTTTGGTGATTTGGCAATCAAGGATAGTTTCTGAATCTTCTTTCCGAATGACACTTGACTTGAAGCGACTTCTGCAGTTTTTGCAACTGAAAGCTTGcaaaagtaaaatgcattgcaatcATTTCACAGAGTCACACGTAGGCCTTAAAGCTAAATCCACAAGATCTGAATAACGGCAAAAATTATTAGCATTGTCACACAACTAATAACTAACTGTGAAGACACAAGTAACACCAGCATGAATAAagtcaccaaaaaaagaaaaagaaaaagaaaaaaaaaaacatgctacaaTGCATCCTAGCAACCTACAAGCTTTTAACAGATCAACACAACATTGTACAATATGACATTGTATGTTCAGACTTGGCCTAACACTGAAATGTAATCTGCTCGTTTCTCCTCTGGAAAGGCGTTTGTATGAACAGGATTTGGTCTTAGATAACAGGATTAGAATGTTCCACACACAACTGAGAATCCATGAGAGTGTTGTCTCAGTTGTCTTGTGCAGGTTGATATTTTCCACCATGTTCCACCACACTGGTTGTCATcctggggtgtgtttcccaaaaccatggtGGCTATAACCAAGTTAGctactttgttggttgcaatgcaatttcccattgccaaccaactaagttgctaacaggttagcaactatggttttgggaaacgcacccctgtatGATCTGAAAGAAGGAATGCAATAGGATGGATGTAGTGTAAACCACatcaaagttttttattttatctactcAAATTAAGATTCATTGTTAATATTTCTGAAAAGAAATTTAAGTAACTTATTTTCACCTTCAGTTAGTAGTGTAATGCTTGGCAAGTCAGTTTTGAAATTCAGAATATATTTGCTCTAAACATGCTTTTGACCGGCCAATATGGAATGTTTAAATGCAACTATTATGACCCTGGATAAACACTGCTCTATTTGTATAGTTAGATTTTATATTTgtcagaaaataaattacatttagttcaaaataaaagtatgtttgtctgttttaaaatgtgaaaatgcattgaataaaatagttaaaaatataatatatataattcatattttattatttatatagtgtaaACTATCAAAGTCGAAGTCGTTGTCGGATTGGTTGAACCCCCTCacaagcgcttatcaggatcataAACATTGGAGTTTAAAAAGTATGTATCATATTGAAAGTTCAAGGCATATAATCTTCAGATACGTCCGAGAGTTTTACACCCCGGTCTGTTATGTCCTCATGGGCAGGCCTTGTGTAGGGAGTCTTGACTTGCTGGAAACTCTAAAAGAATCCATAGGGAAAAACTACATTTCAGATATAAGAGATGCTTTGGTGGATATGCTGATCAGCAGAATCAGCATTGCAGTCATTGGGGATGGAAATGCAGAAAAAGCCACTTCCATCAACTCCCTTCAAAATCTGAGCCAAGAAGATGAAGGAGCAGCCCGCTCTCCATTATCTGCTGCCCCAGAGGAACTAGCTGTAGTCCCCAACCTAAAGCATCCTGACTTTCGCTTCTGGGATCTGCCATCAGTCTTTAGTGACACAACTTTTGAGGCTGAGGATTATATAGAGCGATTTAAAGTTATGAGATACAACTCCATCATAAACgaaaaaatacaaactatacaaATGCTACACATAAACATTgtacctatacacaactaacctataataataataatagtaataataataataatattattattatcacatcatttaatttcatagtttaaattatttaaaccaataaaatatataatatatagtaataatatatacacCATGCAATAAAAATCTCTCATCAGATTTTCccaaataacatattttagataaaaaatgtCTGTTATTGCCAAAAGGTGACATGCTTTAATCTCTGTACATGCATAAGGAAAGTCTGGGTTGATTTGCATGAGAATGTTGTTTAGATGTACTTTAAGGGCAATGGTGCACttctgctattaaaaaaaaaaaaaaaaaaaaataatataataataataataataataataataataatatatatatatatatatatatatatatatatatatatatatatatatatatatatatatataaacaactttaAGATCAGTTATGTTTCCTTTTCTTGTTCTCTTGCAATTTTGATCATGAACCCATGGATTTATTTTAGCCTTTCATTTACTTCAATTACTTCATTTACTAAGTCAAAAGTTACATTTAGTGTGTAACACCACAACACCAAACCTGTACATGTGAATTACAGTGGGGTAAGCATACAGGAAGTTCAAAGACACAGGCCATAATACATTTGAATGTGTTTCTTCCTTTCAGTTTAACCTCAAACTGACTACTTCAAAAAGGCAAGAATTAAGGTTACATTAGTTCTATCTTTCTAAACTCTATTTCTGTGTTCTGCACTTGTGGTactgataaaaaatataataaataaataaataataataattattatttgggACAAATTTCCAGATATCCAAAGTACTAAGATATGGATCTCTTTTtaagttgcactttattttacattatatgtacTTGCAATGTAATTAACTAAAAAACGACATGGTTAGGTTTAGACTTAGGTTTAGGGTTAGCACCTAGCTAATTTAATTACCATaacaagtacatagta is part of the Carassius auratus strain Wakin unplaced genomic scaffold, ASM336829v1 scaf_tig00008429, whole genome shotgun sequence genome and harbors:
- the LOC113071909 gene encoding uncharacterized protein LOC113071909, with the translated sequence MHIISCCTILFILTCRVQTNENDRYNDWKITFNPPEVTAVSGLCALISCTFIHPDKDQPQIDQENVCNNQTECKNETEIQIEGKQLFEKDQIKLLEPDLSKNNCSRIIKEIKEDEREIVFKIVRNKKTLSNASVKIIIQDEPIMKIPLLREGEKADLTCSAPFPCPETSPNITWWIRKRGGNSTYLKNNITPSTSESLSLSTLTLTPTSDLHNATVGCNVSYGSKIISTNRTLEVTCVTTDSKGNKPSSPKDKNNTQNDISNTTDKAAIQVHVDIKMITAFLMGMSTSAVIFSVVLCCQGSWKRDKTYGVVATNTYTEVVLEYFQGKSLRRYCMKEYLWNTFKMHIISCCTILFILTCRVQTNENDRYNDWKITFNPPEVTAVSGLCALISCTFIHPDKDLPQIDQENVCNNPTECKNETEIQIEGKQPFETEQIKLLEPDLTKYNCSRIIKEIKEDEREIVFKIVRNKTTLSNASVKIIIQDEPMMNIPLLSEGEKADLTCSAPFPCPETSPNITWWIRKRGGNSTYLKDNITPSTSKSLSLSTLTLTPTSDLHNATVGCNVSYGSKIISTNRTLNFTCVTTDSKGNKPSSPKDKNNTQNDISNTTGIIDFLKNWDIPKIVTFVAGMVCSALIFSVVLCCCVSCHRGKKHKVPITNPDTEVNLEMVQTDTAQTGTNEETPLQGQLNGGNPNTTGATDGAEEDEAVRMEGKEVDYASIDYSLLKDRPPEEEEKEPTDTDYAEIKKDKIGDGKQKEVLQDGDDQIETQDQMEGEETRYSNSEELKI